The DNA region GCGTGTTCATATACACACCAATCAGCCAGCTGATTTTTTTAGAGAACTGAGAAATATAGGACAGATTACCTTTCAAAAAGTAGATGATATGGTTATGCAAAGCAGTTTGGTGAATGAAAGTAAATATAAAGTAGGATTGGTAACGGATTCTATTGCAGATCTTCCACAAACATTTATTGAAAAACATCAGATACAGGTTATTAATTTGAATATCCTCCATAAGGAAGATATATATATTGATCGAATCACTATAGATAATACGACAGCTATTCGATTACTAGAAGAAGGTGAAGAGCGTGCAACCTCTTCACAACCGGATAGACAGACCGTTATTTTTCAGCTTCAAAATCTGCAAGCGTATTATGATGAGATTATTGTGATTACAGTTTCAAAGGCATTAAGTGGTACCTATAATGTTTTTCAAAAAGCGGCCACTGAGTTAGAGAATAATCCATCCAAAATTACAGTTATTGACTCAAAGCAAAATTCAGCTGCCCAAGGACTATTGGTTATGGAATGTGCGAAGCTCATAGAACAGGGCGTGCCTTATAATAAGATTATAGAGACGATGCAGACTTTGGTAGAAAGAAGTAAGATTTTAGTTAGTGTCAAGAATCTTAATGCAATGATTATGTCAGGTAGACTGAGTACAAAAGGTGGAAAAATTGCCAATCTTATTAACCTTAAGCCTATCGTAACATTAGATCCTAAAGGTGAAGGCGGACTTGGAGGATTTGCTTTTAGTCATGAGGCCAGTCTAAAGAAAATCAAGAAAAAATTGATTAAAATCAACGGTACGGTAGGTTTGAAGGCTTATTGTGTCGTCCATGCGAATAACCTAGAAGCTGCTAAAGCATACGCTATAGAGTTAGAACGAGTATTAGAAATGGCGCCGGTTTACCTAGAAGATGTATCCTCAATCATCGCTATAGGTGCAGGTGATGGCGCAATAGCGGTAGGTTATATCACCCATTAGGAGGGGATATTATGTTTATACAAGCTTTAATTATACTTTTTATATATTTTACAGGTCTGTTTCTACTCGGACAGGTTTTATCGGACAACTCCATTGTTGACATTGGATGGGGTGGTGGTTTTGTGATTCTGGCCATTGCCGGCTTGATTCTTGGTAAGCAATTAAGTGCAGTGCATTTACTCACCACGGCTTTTGTTCTTCTGTGGGGTGTGAGGTTGGTAATACACTTGGCTAAACGTAACATCGGCAAACCCGAAGATTATAGATATGTTCAGATGCGTGCTAGATGGGGCAACAAATGGCCTAGGTTAAAAGCTTTTTTGAATGTTTATATGCTCCAGATGGTGGTTATGTATGTGGTAGCACTTCCGATTATTGCGCTTGTAGGTAAATCAGTTGATCTAGGTATTTTTTCTTTAATTGGAAGTATCGTTTTTGTTATTGGTTATCTTTTTGAGGTGATTGGTGATGAACAACTAAGGCGGTTTAAAGCTTTGCCGGAGAATAGAGGTAAGATTATTACGTCAGGTTTATGGCGATATACTAGGCATCCTAATTATTTTGGTGAAGCTATGATTTGGTGGGGTATTTATTTGACTGTATTAGAAGCACCCGGCACAACTTGGACTTTTATTGGTCCGTTGTTGATCACTCTTTTTTTAAGGTATGTATCCGGTGTTCCATTGCTTGAGAAGAAGTATAAGGATCGAGAGGATTTCAAGGCTTATAAGGCGGTGACACCGGTTTTTGTTCCCTGGTTTCCTAAGAAGATGTAGGTTAGGTTAAAAAGAAATATTATATAAAGAGGTCCCATGAAAACCCTTCCACAGTGTATATGATTACGGCCTCCAGTTGGTGCGTCCTGCACCAAAAGTCGGCGGACAGCTCCTGCTGTCTTGCTCCATCATACACACTGATTCCAGGAACTTCCTGGTCGGTTTTGAATAATTGCAGTAGGTCCCATGAAACCCCTTCCACAGTGTGTATGACCTTCGAAATGTTTTATATTATTGCATAGTAGCAAGTGTTCATTTGTCGCATCTCTCTATGAGAAAAGATAGAAAATGAATGCTTGTTTTTTTATCCCCCTTAATCATAATAAGATCAAAATCCCAAAATTAAGTTTCACAGATTGCCTAAATATCTATGCAATAGCTCAACTATATAATTTTGACTATCAAAATTAAGTTTCTCTTATTACATAGAATACATAGATTGCGTTGAAGCATTCGCAACTATATATCCTATGCAATAGTTCAACTAAATAATTTTGACGATCAAATCATAATTGTGCCATATTTGGATTCTATAATGAGGATATAACAATATACATGAAAACGAAGGAGGTAGTACTATGATGTTACTCGTATTTGCACTGATTGGATTTGGTATTTATTATATGGTAAAAGAACAAAAGGTTACTGGGTTTAGAAGCGATGCTAAGACAGGTCCGGAAGAAACCTTGAAGCAAAGATACGCAACTGGCGAAATAGATGAAGAGACTTTCACGAGAATGATGAAGACCATTAAAGGTTAAGGAGGAATAAGCGATGATGATGTTTCAAAGAGGTTTTCAAGGCGGTTATAGAGGTGGTGCGTGTTGGTCAGGTGGTTACTTAGGTTACGGCTGGCATATGCTGATTATGGCGGTTGTCTTATTGACAATCATTTTTACAGTTATTTATTTGGTTAATAAATCAACCCATAGACATGACAACAAAGATGTTCTGGATATTTTGAAAATGAAATATGTTCAAGGTGACCTGACTGAAGAAGAATATACTAAGAAAAAAGATCTGCTGTTAAAAAAATAGGAAGAAAGATTTAGGAAGATGGACAATTCAGTCATGCTCCTGTAGAATCAAAATGAGGTGATTGGATGAAATATCAGATTATGATGGTTGAAGATCAAAAAGAGATTCGAGATATTGTTATAAAATATCTCGAGAAAGAAGATTACGAAGTTCTCGTAGCAGAAGATGGTTTATAATGTACACATAGTGTTGGACACAGATCCTAGAAAATAAGTTATAATGAAGACTATGAGTAGACAAAGAAGAACTTGGACACCCCAGGAAAAAGCAAATATAGTATTGGAGATTTTGCGTGAGGAATCACCTCTTGCCGAAATCTCAAAAAAGTATGATATAGCTCAGCCAGTTCTGAGCCGATGGAAAACGGAATTCATAAGCAACATGCCTGCTGTCTTTGATAAGAAAGGCGAAGACGTTCAGAAAGTCAAAGAAGAATACGAGGAGGAAAAGGAGATCCTCATCAAAAAGATTGGTGAACTTTCTATGGATGTCGATTATCTTAAAAAAAAACAAGAACAGGTTTTACAACTTCGGAAAAAAAGGCATTAGTTGAATTCAGTGGTTCAAAGCTGACTATTATGCGTCAATGCCAGTTACTCGGATTGCCCAGATCAACCGCTTATCATATACCGGTTCCAGTCGCACCCTCGAAACAGGAGATTGATATTAAAAATGCCATCGATCGTATTCACTTTAAGGAACCCTCTTTTGGTGTGCGCAGAATCCGTAATGAGCTCCACAAACTTGGCTACGAAATCGGAAGGCGTTTGGTAAAGCGATATATGCAGGAAATGGATATTGTTGCCTTCTATCCAGGACCAAACCTAAGTAAACGTGCAAAGCAAGCAAAAACGTATCCGTATCTATTAAGAAACTTAGCGATTAGAAAGCCGAATCAAGTCTGGTCGATTGACATTTCATACATAGGAACCCCAACGGGTTTTGTATATATAACAGCCATTATAGACTGGTATTCCAGGTTTATAGTCGGTTATTCTATCAGCAATACATTACAGGCTGAATCAGTCACTAGAGTTGTTAAAGAAGCAATCAGGAATCATGGCAAGCCTGAAATTATAAACAGTGATCAAGGTGTACAATTCACCTCAAGGGAGTACATCGAGCTTATTAAAAGCTACGAATCCATTAAAATCAGCATGGATGGTAAAGGCCGTGCAACGGACAATATAGCCATTGAACGTTTCTTTAGATCATACAAATGGGAACGACTATACTTAATGTATCCAGAGACGGTCTCAGAAGTAAAACTATAACAAGGGAATACATTCAGCATTACAATTATGATCGAGGGCATCAGAGTTACAAGTATAAAACACCGGCAGAAATCTATTACGCTACTGCTGAAAAAGCTGCATAATCAAGAAAGGAGTTCATAACTAAGATTTCTTGATTTTGTGTCTTGACAAGCGTGCACATTATAGTTTTTTGGCCCTTGAGCTTTTTAGTCAGTCTTTGATTCATCTTGTCCTACTGGACATCATGATGCCTGGCATTGACGGATTTGAGGTCTTAAAAGAGATTCGAAAAATATCCGACGTGCCGGTGATTATGTTGACAGCAAAAAAAGAAGAGATAGATCGAATTAAGGGTTTTGAACAAGGTGCAGATGATTATGTACTTAAGCCTTTTAGTCCGAGGGAGCTCATGGGAAGAATTAAAGTTCTACTTAAAAGGGTTTATCATGAATCAGAGACCATGGTATACAGATACAAAGATTTAAGTCTGCATATAGGAAGCATGAAGCTATACAAAAATCAAGAGGAAATCACCATCACCTCTGCTGAGTATGGCTTGTTGTGCGCATTTTTTAAAAACCAAGGTCAGGTTCTAAGTAGAGAGCAGTTGATTGGATTGGCTTATGGACAGAATTATGATGGGTATGACCGTAACGTTGACAGTTATATAAAACGCATTCGTCAAAAAATAGAAACCGACCCCAAAGCGCCTGAAATACTGATAACAAAATATGGCGCCGGCTACATGTTTGGAGGTAAATGATGGTATCAATAAGACAACAATGGTTGAGTGTTCTTATATTTATAGCGGTACTATCTGTCGCCGTTAATGCATTGGTTCTAAGTGCGCTTATAAACAGATATTTTCTTGAATATACCACAAAAAACTATGAAGCACATGTAGAACAGATTACTTTATACTCACAGAGAAGCCTGCAGAATTTAGATGTGAATAAAAATCAAATGGTTATGGATATGGAAACACATCTTAGTGATCCGATTACAAGTATTAAGTTATATGATGCCCTAGGCGAACTTCTTATTGAAGTATCTAAAGATCAGAGATTCGGACCGGACATGATGCGAGAAGGTATGATGTCTAGTATGATGGGTGGCTTCTTTGAAGAAATGGATCGTATTGATCTCAAAGATGATACAGGCGCAAAAATTGGTCAACTCAATATCTTGCGCTATAGCTCACTAGAGAATTCTATGGCAACAAGGATGTTTAGAGTAGCTCTATTTACCAACAGTTTGATATCTGTTGGGCTTGTGATAATTATGTCTGTTGTTATAGGGTTGATTGTTAGCAAGAAAATGAGCAGGGATCTTAAAGATACATCTGTGTTAGCACAGAAGATTGATATAGGAGAAGATTTGGAAATCCATTCATCTAAAGTCATGGAAATCCGAATCATACAGGAGCGTTTGGAAGCACTTCGATCCAAATTGAAGCTTAAACAAAGGAGTCGAAAAAATCTGACAGATGCCCTGCTCCATCAAACAAGAACACCCTTAACGATCTTGAAGTCTCATTTTGAAGGCTATGAAGATGGATTAATACATTTTACTGAAGATGAAATCAAAACCTGTGAGAATCAGATTGAAGATTTAACGGTTATAATCGAGAACATGAGTGGTATGATCGATGCTGACCAAGATATGGATGAGGTTAGGGTTGAGGAAATTGATGTTCATGCGATGCTTACAAGAATTGTAAAAGGATTATCGGTTCAATTTGAAAGAAAAGGCATAACACTGATGCTTAATAGTCATGAAAAGATAAAAATAAAATCAGACCCTTACAAGTTAAGCCAAGCAATTTACAATATATTGACCAATGCCTATAAGTATACGAATGGTAATGGCAGAGTCGTTGTAAACTATCAAGAAAAAGACGGCCGTGTCTGTATTAGTGTGAAAGATGATGGCATAGGTATAGAAAAAGAAGAAATTGGCCAAATCTTTAATGCTTACTATAGAGGTGGTAATGCAAACAAAACACAAGGTGAAGGCATCGGGTTGCATGTTGTGAAGGAGAATCTAAAAAGCATCCAAGGCACAGTAGATGTGACTTCAATGCTTAATGTTGGAACTGAGTTTACGATTAAGATACCTAAAGTGATTTAGTAACAAACTATTTTAGTCCTTAGTTAGGTCAACAATGGTATTCCATAAGTCTTTCAAAAAGAATTCCACCTCATCATCTGAATCATAGATCAAACAGGGTACATCCTGACCATAAGAAGATTCGGCAAAATCAATTACCGCTTCCATATTATCATCTACAAGGATTAAATAGATAAAGGGCAAATTTGACCCATACTCTAAAGATATGATTGACTCAGGATTATTTGGGGTTTGTAGCTCTTTATCTAAAATAATCAAGATAAATGTATTTAACGATAGTGGGTTAAAACAGTGGTAGCCTAGGAAGTCCTCTAAGTTAGTTGGAATAATATTATAGCCATAATCTTGTATATGTTGTAGAACGATATTATGTTTCATGAAAATACCTCACTTATTTTTTCGTAGACAATTGTCTATTAGAATCAACTCTTACTATAGCATCTTTTAAAATATAAAGATAGAAAAAAGCATAAAGTATAAATAAAAAGACGACTAATAATCGTCTTTTTATTTATACTTTTAATTGAGGATATAAATATATTAATAACATAAATATAAAACGTGATTTAAACTTAAAATATAAATACTATAAAAATATAATAATAATAAACTATATTAAAACAATAAAAAATATTATTAAAAATACAATAAAAAATTATTAAAAATTGATGAAAATAAATTGTGTTTTGTTAAAACATGTGGTATGATTATTCTAATATTATTTCGGGAGAGTGATGATATGTTACGTTTCAAAAACATGCGCCAGCGTGTTGAATTTGCCTACGAAAGAATGAATATCGATATCTACTATGAAGGTGATTACCGATACACCGTTGAACATCATAGTGATCATAAGATTTTTGAAAAACTATCTGAAGAACAGGTAGATGAAGTCTTGAATCAGATATGGCAGGAATTAAAAGTAGAAAAAGTTGGGTAGGGGACTGGTATGCATGGATTTCAGGAGATTAGAGCGGATGTTCTGATTAATAGTGATGATTTAAGAAGAAGGTTCAAAGATGTCAGAGAACTGGTACATAGCCGAGGAAATGCGGGTGTGTTGGTCAACAATCGTGTTGATATGGTTCTTATGGATATTGAAGTTTATAATAAATTAATTGAAAATCAAACTGCAGGCTAAGGTGAATCCGTTTCGAAAAATGGGTTTGCCTTTTGTTGTTAGAATATAACTTGATGAAGGGAGAATAAAGATGAAGAACTTCAACATGCACATACCAACAAAAGTATATTTTGGTGAAGGTGCAATCAAAGATTTGAGTATTGAAATAAAGAAATATGGCAACAGGGTTTTGATGGTATATGGCCATGGTAGCATTAAACGTAATGGTGTTTATGATGATGTTATGGCTGTATTTGAGTTGGGCGATATCACATATGTTGAACTTTCAGGTGTAGATGTGAACCCTAGATTGGAAACAGTTAATGAAGGTGTAAGAATATGCCTGTCTGAGAAGATTGATTTTATTTTGGCTGTGGGTGGGGGAAGTGTTATTGATTGTTCAAAGACCATAGCGGCAGCCGTCTATTATGCCGGTGACCCTTGGGATCTGGTAAGTTATAAAACAAAAATTCAAAAAGCTATGCCACTTGGT from Petrocella atlantisensis includes:
- a CDS encoding DegV family protein, with product MNEISNMILYHAYRAGAHEVIRHRNQLNSINVFPVADGDTGSNLSSMMHSILNESKLEKDIGNTMRSIADAAIIGARGNSGIIFAQYLSGVSIGLEKGAGIISIRHYVEANKTAVDYAYDAVEMPTEGTMLTLIRVWSEALYRFMKKTTDFGELLSYAYGDIEEALIKTQYQLASLKKAAVVDAGAKGFVHFIDGFLQFLKGDHDTQIKYNSKDIVLELEPLVKVKHHENVDLTYRYCTEAMMTDLKRPLKEIKNDLHTFGNSLIVAGNERKMRVHIHTNQPADFFRELRNIGQITFQKVDDMVMQSSLVNESKYKVGLVTDSIADLPQTFIEKHQIQVINLNILHKEDIYIDRITIDNTTAIRLLEEGEERATSSQPDRQTVIFQLQNLQAYYDEIIVITVSKALSGTYNVFQKAATELENNPSKITVIDSKQNSAAQGLLVMECAKLIEQGVPYNKIIETMQTLVERSKILVSVKNLNAMIMSGRLSTKGGKIANLINLKPIVTLDPKGEGGLGGFAFSHEASLKKIKKKLIKINGTVGLKAYCVVHANNLEAAKAYAIELERVLEMAPVYLEDVSSIIAIGAGDGAIAVGYITH
- a CDS encoding DUF1295 domain-containing protein; protein product: MFIQALIILFIYFTGLFLLGQVLSDNSIVDIGWGGGFVILAIAGLILGKQLSAVHLLTTAFVLLWGVRLVIHLAKRNIGKPEDYRYVQMRARWGNKWPRLKAFLNVYMLQMVVMYVVALPIIALVGKSVDLGIFSLIGSIVFVIGYLFEVIGDEQLRRFKALPENRGKIITSGLWRYTRHPNYFGEAMIWWGIYLTVLEAPGTTWTFIGPLLITLFLRYVSGVPLLEKKYKDREDFKAYKAVTPVFVPWFPKKM
- a CDS encoding SHOCT domain-containing protein, which translates into the protein MMLLVFALIGFGIYYMVKEQKVTGFRSDAKTGPEETLKQRYATGEIDEETFTRMMKTIKG
- a CDS encoding SHOCT domain-containing protein codes for the protein MMMFQRGFQGGYRGGACWSGGYLGYGWHMLIMAVVLLTIIFTVIYLVNKSTHRHDNKDVLDILKMKYVQGDLTEEEYTKKKDLLLKK
- a CDS encoding response regulator transcription factor; the protein is MKYQIMMVEDQKEIRDIVIKYLEKEDYEVLVAEDGL
- a CDS encoding response regulator transcription factor — translated: MALELFSQSLIHLVLLDIMMPGIDGFEVLKEIRKISDVPVIMLTAKKEEIDRIKGFEQGADDYVLKPFSPRELMGRIKVLLKRVYHESETMVYRYKDLSLHIGSMKLYKNQEEITITSAEYGLLCAFFKNQGQVLSREQLIGLAYGQNYDGYDRNVDSYIKRIRQKIETDPKAPEILITKYGAGYMFGGK
- a CDS encoding sensor histidine kinase — translated: MMVSIRQQWLSVLIFIAVLSVAVNALVLSALINRYFLEYTTKNYEAHVEQITLYSQRSLQNLDVNKNQMVMDMETHLSDPITSIKLYDALGELLIEVSKDQRFGPDMMREGMMSSMMGGFFEEMDRIDLKDDTGAKIGQLNILRYSSLENSMATRMFRVALFTNSLISVGLVIIMSVVIGLIVSKKMSRDLKDTSVLAQKIDIGEDLEIHSSKVMEIRIIQERLEALRSKLKLKQRSRKNLTDALLHQTRTPLTILKSHFEGYEDGLIHFTEDEIKTCENQIEDLTVIIENMSGMIDADQDMDEVRVEEIDVHAMLTRIVKGLSVQFERKGITLMLNSHEKIKIKSDPYKLSQAIYNILTNAYKYTNGNGRVVVNYQEKDGRVCISVKDDGIGIEKEEIGQIFNAYYRGGNANKTQGEGIGLHVVKENLKSIQGTVDVTSMLNVGTEFTIKIPKVI